From the Candidatus Poribacteria bacterium genome, one window contains:
- a CDS encoding RNA-binding protein, whose translation MGRRLYVGNLNYRTTEDVLGHAFAEFGNVMDVTVIEGKGFGFVEMESDEAATKAREGLNGSELDDRTIRVDEARPRPERGAGGPRGGGGYGGGGGFGGGRGGGGGRDRW comes from the coding sequence ATGGGTCGTCGTTTGTATGTCGGGAACCTCAACTACCGCACGACCGAGGACGTCCTCGGACATGCCTTCGCCGAGTTCGGGAACGTCATGGACGTGACGGTCATCGAGGGCAAGGGCTTCGGTTTCGTCGAGATGGAGTCCGACGAGGCCGCCACAAAGGCTCGTGAAGGTCTCAACGGCTCCGAGCTGGACGATCGCACGATCCGCGTCGACGAGGCGCGTCCGCGTCCTGAGCGCGGCGCTGGCGGTCCTCGCGGCGGCGGCGGATACGGCGGGGGCGGCGGTTTCGGCGGCGGGCGTGGCGGCGGTGGCGGCCGCGACCGCTGGTAA